From a single Bryobacter aggregatus MPL3 genomic region:
- a CDS encoding EamA family transporter has protein sequence MSASPSKSPPDAAWWSLAAVCFFWGTTYLGIRIALEGFPPLLLVGTRFLLSGALILAFAWWRGWAMPRGAALWWPAGTGLLTLGLGNSMLTFSETIIPSGLAALFVTVGPFWMVGLDTILPGGEKFRPKALLGMLIGFSGAVGLVAPEALRLGIHGNMVKGFLFLQLSCFGWSLGSILQKRRPEKTNPILVGGIQQFSVGIAVGLLAILNGDWAIRPTPQVLGAVLYLALFGSILAYSAYLYSLQHLPVAIASIYTYVNPVVAITLGWLVYREEFGWGQFGAMWVVFLGVWLVKRLSVSS, from the coding sequence TTGTCTGCCTCTCCTTCCAAGTCTCCTCCGGATGCGGCCTGGTGGAGTCTGGCTGCCGTCTGTTTCTTCTGGGGCACCACGTACCTGGGCATCCGAATCGCGCTCGAAGGTTTTCCGCCGCTCCTCCTGGTGGGGACTCGCTTTCTCTTGTCCGGGGCCTTGATTCTTGCCTTTGCCTGGTGGCGCGGCTGGGCGATGCCTCGCGGGGCGGCGCTTTGGTGGCCCGCCGGAACCGGACTGCTCACCCTCGGCCTGGGCAACTCCATGCTCACGTTCTCCGAGACGATCATCCCCAGCGGGCTGGCGGCACTTTTTGTCACGGTGGGACCTTTCTGGATGGTCGGCCTCGATACCATCCTGCCGGGCGGAGAAAAGTTCAGGCCTAAGGCGCTCCTGGGCATGTTGATCGGGTTTAGTGGTGCTGTCGGTTTAGTGGCTCCGGAGGCTCTCCGATTGGGAATTCACGGCAATATGGTTAAGGGATTTTTATTTTTGCAGCTAAGCTGTTTTGGCTGGAGCCTAGGGTCAATCCTGCAAAAAAGACGGCCGGAGAAGACGAACCCAATCCTGGTTGGGGGGATTCAGCAGTTCTCCGTAGGTATTGCGGTAGGGCTACTGGCGATTCTGAATGGCGACTGGGCCATTCGTCCCACCCCGCAAGTGCTCGGCGCCGTTTTGTACCTCGCGCTGTTTGGATCAATCCTTGCCTACAGTGCTTACCTCTATTCCTTGCAACATTTACCAGTAGCCATCGCCTCAATTTATACCTATGTCAATCCGGTGGTGGCCATCACCTTAGGCTGGTTGGTCTATCGCGAGGAGTTTGGCTGGGGGCAATTTGGGGCCATGTGGGTTGTGTTTTTAGGGGTCTGGCTTGTAAAACGTCTCAGTGTTTCATCTTAG